The Halobellus sp. MBLA0158 genome has a window encoding:
- a CDS encoding polyprenyl synthetase family protein: protein MEYLERRVSMVEERLEEVVEAVDPPELSDEVAHVALAGGKRVRPAVTVLTCEACGGDPADAVDFAVAVELVHNASLVIDDIIDRSDVRRGTASAWAEYGYGPAIIASDGLLGEAFALLSANDHATQIVAEAMVELGEGEATELVARPTNEHEYMELARRKTGALFRAAAELGAVAGDADPFTVEAFGEYAERVGVAFQIRDDVLDATADAEELGKPTGQDAEMDRPSLVQVTKLSAEEANERAHDQSEQALDALEASNVGDSEPLGYLQDLAEFVVVRER, encoded by the coding sequence ATGGAGTACCTGGAGCGTCGGGTGTCGATGGTCGAAGAGCGCCTCGAGGAGGTCGTCGAGGCGGTCGACCCCCCGGAGCTGTCCGACGAGGTCGCACACGTCGCGCTGGCGGGCGGCAAGCGCGTCCGCCCCGCCGTGACGGTACTCACGTGCGAGGCCTGCGGCGGCGACCCCGCGGACGCGGTCGACTTCGCGGTCGCGGTCGAGTTGGTCCACAACGCGTCGCTCGTCATCGACGACATCATCGACCGCTCGGACGTCCGCCGGGGGACGGCGAGCGCGTGGGCGGAGTACGGGTACGGCCCGGCGATCATCGCCTCAGACGGCCTCCTCGGCGAGGCCTTCGCGCTGCTCTCGGCGAACGACCACGCGACTCAGATCGTCGCCGAGGCGATGGTCGAGCTGGGCGAGGGCGAGGCCACCGAACTCGTCGCGCGGCCGACGAATGAGCACGAGTATATGGAGCTCGCGCGCCGGAAGACGGGCGCGCTGTTCCGCGCGGCGGCCGAGCTCGGCGCCGTCGCCGGCGACGCCGATCCCTTCACCGTCGAGGCGTTCGGGGAGTACGCCGAGCGGGTCGGCGTCGCGTTCCAGATCCGCGACGACGTGCTCGACGCGACGGCCGACGCAGAGGAACTGGGCAAGCCGACGGGCCAGGACGCCGAGATGGACCGGCCGTCGCTGGTGCAGGTCACGAAGCTCTCCGCCGAGGAGGCGAACGAGCGGGCCCACGACCAGTCCGAGCAGGCGCTCGACGCGCTGGAGGCCTCGAACGTCGGCGACAGCGAACCGCTCGGCTACCTCCAGGACCTGGCCGAGTTCGTCGTCGTCCGCGAGCGGTAA
- a CDS encoding DUF373 family protein: MLLVLCVDLDDDLGRKTGLDTPVVSREAVESAAVALATADPEDSDVNVLFQGIHEYDDLDEDPDVDEEVTVAAVTGTQGGDVKANRAIGEEIDRVLAGLSTGENVSAIVITDGAQDESVLPIVRSRVPIDSVRRVVVRQAQDLESMYYTMKQVLADPETRGTILVPLGILLLIYPFVTIASLFDVPGAVVLGVISALLGLYTLFRGLGLEDAVDDTANRIREVLYEGRVTLITYVAAAALLVVGGFRGYALFETVRATVADPTPPIVLAALVHGAVQWFAAAGVTSSLGQVTDEYLSDRFKWRYLNAPFYVVAIAVVLYVVSGFFLPPDAAGVQSFTMTQLAIGLTVGTLLGVFSTLAFAIAESRFPTAADATKG; encoded by the coding sequence ATGCTGCTGGTCCTCTGTGTCGACCTCGACGACGACCTCGGCCGGAAGACGGGGCTCGACACCCCCGTCGTCAGCCGCGAGGCCGTCGAGTCGGCCGCCGTCGCCCTCGCGACCGCGGACCCGGAGGACTCCGACGTCAACGTCCTCTTTCAGGGGATCCACGAGTACGACGACCTCGACGAGGACCCCGACGTCGACGAGGAGGTCACGGTCGCGGCGGTCACGGGGACCCAGGGCGGCGACGTAAAGGCCAACCGCGCGATCGGCGAGGAGATCGACCGCGTGCTCGCGGGCCTGTCGACCGGCGAGAACGTGAGCGCCATCGTCATCACAGACGGCGCCCAGGACGAGTCGGTGCTGCCGATCGTCCGCTCGCGGGTCCCCATCGACAGCGTGCGCCGCGTCGTCGTCCGCCAGGCGCAGGATCTGGAGTCGATGTACTACACGATGAAGCAGGTCCTCGCCGACCCGGAGACCCGCGGGACGATTCTGGTCCCGCTCGGGATCCTGCTTCTCATCTACCCGTTCGTCACGATCGCGAGCCTCTTCGACGTCCCCGGCGCGGTCGTCCTCGGCGTCATCTCGGCGCTCTTGGGTCTGTACACCCTCTTCCGTGGGCTCGGCCTGGAGGACGCCGTCGACGACACCGCAAACCGGATCCGGGAAGTCCTCTACGAGGGCCGGGTCACGCTCATCACCTACGTCGCCGCCGCGGCCTTGCTCGTCGTCGGCGGCTTCCGCGGCTACGCGCTCTTCGAGACCGTGCGCGCGACCGTCGCCGACCCGACGCCGCCGATCGTGCTCGCGGCGCTCGTCCACGGCGCGGTCCAGTGGTTCGCGGCCGCGGGCGTCACCTCCAGCCTGGGGCAGGTGACCGACGAGTACCTCTCGGACCGGTTCAAGTGGCGCTACCTGAACGCGCCCTTCTACGTCGTCGCCATCGCGGTCGTGCTCTACGTCGTCTCGGGCTTCTTCCTCCCGCCGGACGCCGCGGGGGTGCAGTCGTTCACGATGACGCAGCTGGCGATCGGGCTCACGGTCGGGACGCTGCTGGGCGTGTTCAGCACGCTCGCGTTCGCGATCGCGGAGTCGCGGTTCCCGACGGCCGCGGACGCGACGAAGGGGTAG
- a CDS encoding radical SAM protein, translated as MISKGCEQCAKGGKMVLFVYGYCDQRDCFYCPLGENRKNVTDVYANERLVESDEDVIEEAKRMNALGTSITGGEPQEAMAKTTRYLSLLKDEFGEDHHTHLYTGITGGRENMRRLSEAGLDEIRFHPPYELWGDLHGTEWEDILYIAREEGLTPAFEIPGIRAEAEFLEFLDEGAAEFCNINEFEMSDGNYRRMQEQGYELQENHMSAVDGSKEEILETMGDHERVYFCTSVFKDAAQHRNRLKRMARNIRRPFDEVTDDGTLVYGKTWIPPEELDALGVPEEFYTVKSDHVEVAWWLLEEMIEEGDVPEGEIVEQYPTVEGTVVERTPLA; from the coding sequence ATGATCTCGAAGGGCTGTGAGCAGTGCGCGAAGGGGGGCAAGATGGTGCTCTTCGTCTACGGTTACTGCGACCAGCGCGACTGCTTTTACTGCCCGCTCGGCGAGAACCGCAAGAACGTCACCGACGTCTACGCCAACGAACGCCTCGTCGAGTCCGACGAGGACGTGATCGAGGAGGCAAAGCGGATGAACGCCCTGGGGACCTCGATCACCGGCGGCGAGCCCCAGGAGGCGATGGCGAAGACGACGCGGTACCTCTCGCTGTTGAAAGACGAGTTCGGCGAGGACCACCACACGCACCTCTACACCGGCATCACCGGCGGCCGGGAGAATATGCGCCGCCTCTCGGAGGCGGGGCTCGACGAGATCCGGTTCCACCCGCCGTACGAGCTGTGGGGCGACCTCCACGGGACCGAGTGGGAGGACATCCTCTACATCGCTCGCGAGGAGGGACTCACGCCCGCGTTCGAGATCCCCGGGATCCGCGCCGAAGCGGAGTTCCTGGAGTTCCTCGACGAGGGCGCCGCGGAGTTCTGCAACATCAACGAGTTCGAGATGAGCGACGGCAACTACCGCCGGATGCAAGAGCAGGGCTACGAACTCCAGGAGAACCACATGTCCGCCGTCGACGGCTCGAAAGAGGAGATCCTGGAGACGATGGGCGACCACGAGCGGGTGTACTTCTGCACCTCCGTGTTCAAAGACGCCGCGCAACACCGGAACCGCCTCAAGCGGATGGCCCGGAACATCCGGCGGCCGTTCGACGAGGTGACGGACGACGGGACGCTCGTCTACGGCAAGACCTGGATCCCGCCGGAGGAACTCGACGCCCTCGGCGTGCCCGAGGAGTTCTACACCGTCAAGTCCGATCACGTCGAGGTGGCGTGGTGGCTCCTCGAAGAGATGATCGAGGAGGGCGACGTCCCCGAGGGCGAGATCGTCGAGCAGTATCCGACCGTCGAGGGGACGGTCGTCGAGCGAACGCCGCTGGCGTAG